One Streptococcus sp. DTU_2020_1001019_1_SI_AUS_MUR_006 DNA window includes the following coding sequences:
- the comW gene encoding sigma(X)-activator ComW, whose product MIEQIYEQYLDFYDVIEKEYSYLVDNDLEWEVFHLRFLLYYLVRYKLDIMHPLFSYHYRACYRLYIEQLLISNDCVGG is encoded by the coding sequence ATGATTGAACAGATTTATGAACAATATCTTGATTTTTATGATGTTATCGAAAAGGAATATAGTTATTTAGTAGATAATGATTTAGAATGGGAAGTTTTTCATCTTCGATTTTTACTCTATTATTTAGTTCGGTACAAGCTTGATATTATGCATCCTTTATTTTCTTACCACTATAGAGCTTGCTACCGTTTGTACATTGAACAGCTATTGATTTCAAATGACTGTGTTGGGGGATAA